One region of Thunnus thynnus chromosome 14, fThuThy2.1, whole genome shotgun sequence genomic DNA includes:
- the map3k4 gene encoding mitogen-activated protein kinase kinase kinase 4 isoform X3 — protein MEPPDRNKPSRQAKPVEDASQQNSEVDESWDSPSEEEEALYGTSPPCTPRQMKRMSGKHQRSSQARSTGRSPNKTDLSTSVLKESPKPAETPEEHSYKHGKKQRATLRSTERDHKKTFEGSFMLDPLSKSSPFGALNMDPRKHYLSLGCSSCKLPVSMPHIARTHRQTSRTDCPADRLKFFETLRLLLKLTSMSSKRKEKEQRGLENMAFMGHNNEVIWLELQAWHARRSTGDQDLFLFTARQAIPDIISEVLHFKVNYDSLRVCSGSQTIQGDYHTVPDLVCGEEREPAVAETNHCGVDPWGFSACPSTAMNAAEPLGSGADCRDHLQRQRLAFEQVKRVMELLESVEALYPSLQALQKDYDKYAARDFQGRVQALCLWLNITQDLNQKLRVMATVLGLHDLSRIGWPVFEIPSPRCSRGNDEEENEEDEENDSTATFTAESDGEDRDAEEEGGVGHVAEEDLSPSLTPKFARLLSEDEFLPTATAVIAEASGGGGVFCPTAIYRPFVDKALKQMGLRKLILRLHKLMDRSLQRSRAALLRHTPALEFAEFPDPMLYSDYLPELSRHVSCSDSAQPELGADQVSWEDLLDMDLPSFRPAFLVLCRVLLNVIHECLKLRLEQRPAGEPSLLSIKQLVRECKEVLKGGLLMKQYYQFMLRGVVADAQGLQTNANIDEFEEDLHKMLVVYFDYMHSWIQMLQQLPQASHSLKNLLEEEWHFTKVITPYIRGGEAQSGKLFCDIAGMLLKSTGEFLDAGLQKSGREFWESADDSTASDEIRRSVIETSRSLKELFHEARERASKALGFAKMLRKDLEVAADFSITNGVPCLLEALKKRNYVKVQIPGLEELQVFVPCGLKDQRPLILQLLNAAAGKDCSKEPDEIAEDEAYLLMSKHGAGDSTTDSDWAQWDGELLKLVPQMETVDTLRAMKVENMLLIVMQSAHLVAQRKAFQQSMEDVLTLSREQTSSQPLIASALEELKDEALQLCIKISTAIDRVEYMFTTEFEDEVEESELATLQQYYREAMIQGYNFAFEYHKEVVRLMSGEFRQRIGERYIAFARKWMTYVLTKCESGRGTKPRWATQGFDFLQAIEPAFISALPEDDFLNLQALMNECIGHVIGKPHSPVTGLYIAPRNSPRPVKVPRCHSDPPNPNLFIPNAEGFSSRSLPCDLRNQLFPNGPRPVPQGPGEHSHTKAPGSTPNDVRGSSFHENDRLSSVAAELHFKSLSRHSSPTEDREEPSYPKGDPNSATRRSWELRTFISQSKDTAARQSPMEAVRRSIRKFEDKRYAVMKQRNIIGQVCHTPKSYDNVMHVGLRKVTFKWQRGNKIGEGQYGKVYTCINVDTGELMAMKEIRFQPNDHKTIKETADELKIFEGIKHPNLVRYFGVELHREEMYIFMEYCDEGTLEEVSRLGLQEHVIRLYSKQITTAINVLHEHGIVHRDIKGANIFLTSSGLIKLGDFGCSVKLRNNTHTMPGEVNSTLGTAAYMAPEVITRAKGEGHGRAADIWSLGCVLIEMVTGKRPWHEYEHNFQIMYKVGMGHKPPIPEKLSTEGKDFLGHCLESEPKRRWTASMLLDHPFVKVCTDEE, from the exons ATGGAGCCTCCGGATCGTAACAAGCCCAGCAG GCAGGCCAAGCCAGTGGAAGATGCATCCCAACAGAACTCTGAAGTGGATGAATCCTGGGACTCTCccagtgaggaagaggaggctcTGTATGGCACATCACCTCCTTGTACCCCCCGTCAGATGAAACGAATGTCTGGCAAACATCAAAGAAGCAGCCAGGCAAGGAGTACTGGTCGTTCACCCAACAAAA CGGACCTCAGCACATCTGTCCTGAAAGAGAGTCCAAAGCCGGCAGAGACCCCTGAGGAGCACAGCTACAAGCACGGCAAGAAGCAGAGGGCTACCCTGCGTTCCACAGAAAGAGACCACAAGAAGACCTTTGAAGGCTCGTTCATGCTGGATCCACTCTCAAAGTCGAGCCCTTTCGGTGCCCTCAACATGGATCCCAGGAAGCATTACTTGAGCTTGGGCTGCAGCAGTTGTAAACTTCCTGTGTCTATGCCGCATATTGCCCGGACTCACCGACAGACCTCCAGGACAGACTGTCCCGCCGACCGCCTCAAGTTCTTTGAGACGCTGCGGCTGCTGCTCAAGCTCACGTCTATGTCCTccaagaggaaggagaaagagcagagaggccTGGAGAACATGGCCTTCATGGGTCACAACAATGAGGTCATTTGGTTGGAGCTGCAAGCGTGGCATGCACGACGCTCCACCGGTGACCaagatctttttcttttcactgcCCGCCAGGCCATccctgacatcatcagtgaggTGCTGCACTTTAAGGTCAACTACGATAGCTTGAGAGTGTGTTCAGGGTCTCAAACAATCCAGGGGGACTATCACACTGTCCCAGATCTAGTCTGTGGTGAGGAGAGGGAGCCTGCTGTAGCAGAGACCAACCACTGTGGAGTAGATCCCTGGGGCTTTAGTGCCTGCCCCTCGACTGCGATGAATGCAGCAGAGCCTCTGGGCTCTGGTGCTGATTGCAGGGATCACCTTCAGCGGCAGCGGCTGGCATTTGAGCAGGTCAAGCGGGTTATGGAGTTGCTGGAGTCTGTGGAAGCTTTGTACCCGTCTTTGCAGGCCCTGCAAAAGGACTATGACAAGTATGCAGCGCGAGACTTCCAGGGCAGGGTGCAGGCGCTCTGTCTGTGGCTCAATATCACCCAGGACCTCAACCAGAAGTTGCGGGTTATGGCCACTGTGCTGGGCCTGCATGATCTATCCCGTATCGGGTGGCCTGTGTTTGAGATCCCTTCACCTCGCTGCTCCCGCGGCAATGACGAAGAGGAgaatgaggaggatgaggagaatgACTCAACAGCCACTTTCACAGCTGAAAGCGATGGAGAGGACAGGGAtgctgaggaggaggggggagtgGGACATGTAGCAGAGGAAGATTTGTCTCCCTCCCTGACTCCTAAATTTGCCCGATTGTTGTCAGAGGATGAATTTCTCCCAACTGCTACAGCAGTTATTGCAGAAGCATCCGGGGGTGGCGGCGTATTCTGCCCCACAGCTATCTACAGACCTTTTGTGGATAAAGCTCTGAAGCAGATGGGACTGCGTAAACTGATCCTAAGACTGCATAAACTGATGGACCGCTCTCTTCAGAGGTCCAGGGCAGCGCTGCTCCGCCACACTCCTGCACTGGAG TTTGCAGAATTCCCAGACCCTATGCTGTACAGTGATTACCTGCCAGAGCTGTCGCGTCACGTGTCCTGCAGTGATTCGGCTCAACCAGAACTCGGAGCAGACCAGGTGTCCTGGGAGGATTTGCTGGACATGGACCTCCCATCCTTCCGACCAGCATTCCTCGTGCTTTGCAGAGTCCTTCTCAACGTCATTCACGAATGCCTTAAGTTGCGACTTGAACAGAGGCCTGCTGGAGAGCCTTCACTGCTCAGTATCAAACAG TTGGTGCGTGAGTGTAAGGAGGTTCTTAAAGGTGGTCTTCTGATGAAGCAGTACTATCAGTTCATGCTGCGTGGCGTGGTGGCTGATGCTCAGGGCTTGCAGACTAATGCCAATATTGATGAGTTCGAGGAAGATCTTCACAAGATGCTTGTG GTTTATTTTGACTACATGCACAGTTGGATCCAGATGTTGCAGCAGCTGCCTCAGGCCTCTCACAGCTTAAAGAACCTGTTAGAGGAGGAGTGGCACTTCACCAAGGTTATCACTCCATACATCCGTGGAGGAGAGGCCCAGTCCGGGAAGCTTTTCTG TGACATTGCTGGGATGCTGCTCAAATCAACTGGAGAGTTCCTTGATGCTGGCCTGCAAAAGAGTGGTAGGGAATTCTGGGAAAGTGCAGATGACAGCACAGCCTCAGATGAGATCAG GCGGTCAGTTATTGAGACCAGTAGGTCACTTAAAGAGTTGTTCCATGAGGCCAGGGAACGAGCGTCCAAGGCTCTCGGCTTTGCCAAAATGCTTCGCAAG GACTTAGAGGTTGCTGCGGATTTCAGTATCACTAACGGGGTGCCTTGTCTCCTGGAAGCACTGAAGAAGAGAAACTATGTCAAA GTTCAGATTCCAGGCTTGGAGGAGCTGCAAGTTTTTGTCCCTTGTGGCTTGAAGGATCAGCGGCCTCTAATCCTGCAGCTTCTCAATGCTGCTGCAGGAAAAGACTGCTCCAAAGAGCCGGATGAAATTGCAGAGGATGAGGCCTACCTGCTCATGAGTAAGCACGGAGCAGGGGACTCCACGACTGATTCTGACTGGGCTCAGTGGGATGGAGAGCTGCTCAAATTGGTTCCCCAAATGGAAACTGTCGACACACTGAGGGCCATGAAG GTGGAGAACATGCTCTTGATAGTGATGCAGTCGGCTCATCTGGTGGCCCAGCGGAAAGCCTTTCAGCAATCCATGGAGGATGTGCTCACTCTTAGCCGGGAGCAAACATCTAGTCAGCCTCTCATCGCAAGTGCTTTGGAGGAGCTCAAG GATGAGGCACTACAGCTATGCATTAAGATCAGCACTGCCATTGACCGAGTGGAGTACATGTTCACCACAGAGTTTGAGGATGAGGTGGAGGAGTCAGAGTTAGCCACTCTGCAGCAGTACTACAGAGAGGCAATGATACAGGGCTACAATTTTGCCTTTGAG TACCACAAGGAGGTGGTGCGCCTGATGTCAGGGGAGTTCAGGCAGAGGATCGGCGAACGCTACATAGCTTTCGCCCGCAAGTGGATGACCTACGTCCTAACCAAGTGTGAGAGTGGCAGGGGCACCAAGCCCAG GTGGGCAACTcagggttttgattttcttcagGCTATTGAACCTGCCTTCATATCAGCATTACCAGAGGATGACTTCCTG AATTTACAAGCTttgatgaatgaatgcattGGACATGTGATTGGAAAACCTCACAGCCCAGTCACCGGCCTGTACATTG cTCCCAGAAATAGCCCTCGTCCCGTCAAAGTCCCTCGCTGCCATAGTGACCCTCCAAACCCCAATCTTTTCATCCCTAATGCTGAAGGTTTCAG CTCTCGAAGTCTCCCCTGTGACCTCCGGAACCAGCTGTTCCCCAATGGCCCTCGCCCCGTCCCGCAGGGCCCAGGGGAACACAGCCACACCAAAGCACCCGGCAGCACCCCCAATGACGTCAG GGGTTCAAGTTTTCATGAGAATGACCGTCTGTCATCGGTTGCAGCAGAGTTGCATTTCAAATCTCTGAGTCGCCATTCCAGCCccacagaggacagagaag AACCCTCCTACCCTAAGGGAGACCCGAACAGCGCCACACGCAGAAGCTGGGAGCTCCGCACCTTCATCAGCCAATCCAAGG ACACAGCAGCACGGCAAAGCCCCATGGAGGCCGTCCGCCGTTCCATTCGCAAGTTTGAAGACAAACGCTACGCTGTGATGAAGCAGCGCAACATCATTGGCCAAGTGTGTCACACACCCAAGTCCTATGACAATGTTATGCACGTTGGGCTCAGGAAGGTGACCTTCAAGTGGCAGAGGGGCAACAAGATAG GAGAGGGCCAGTATGGGAAAGTGTACACCTGCATCAATGTAGACACTGGAGAACTAATGGCCATGAAGGAG ATCCGATTCCAGCCAAATGATCACAAAACAATCAAGGAGACAGCAGACGAGCTGAAAATATTTGAAGGCATTAAGCACCCAAACTTGGTGCGTTACTTCGGAGTTGAGCTCCATCGG GAGGAGATGTACATCTTCATGGAGTACTGTGACGAGGGCACACTGGAGGAGGTGTCCAGACTGGGGCTGCAGGAACATGTCATCAGGCTCTACAGTAAACAGATCACTACAGCCATCAATGTCCTCCATGAACACGGCATTGTCCACCGTGATATCAAGG GAGCAAACATATTTCTAACATCATCAGGCCTGATTAAACTGGGTGACTTTGGATGTTCAGTCAAGTTGAGGAACAACACTCACACCATGCCTGGGGAGGTGAACAGCACACTTGGAACAGCAG CATACATGGCACCTGAAGTCATCACAAGAGCAAAGGGTGAAGGTCATGGACGAGCAGCAGACATCTGGAGTTTAGGCTGTGTCCTCATTGAGATGGTGACTGGAAAG AGGCCCTGGCATGAGTATGAGCACAACTTTCAGATCATGTACAAAGTGGGCATGGGCCATAAACCCCCCATCCCAGAGAAGCTGAGCACAGAGGGGAAGGACTTCCTTGGTCACTGTCTGGAGAGCGAACCCAAACGCCGCTGGACTGCTAGCATGCTGCTAGACCACCCGTTTGTTAAG GTTTGTACGGATGAAGAGTGA
- the map3k4 gene encoding mitogen-activated protein kinase kinase kinase 4 isoform X2, whose product MRRQAKPVEDASQQNSEVDESWDSPSEEEEALYGTSPPCTPRQMKRMSGKHQRSSQARSTGRSPNKTDLSTSVLKESPKPAETPEEHSYKHGKKQRATLRSTERDHKKTFEGSFMLDPLSKSSPFGALNMDPRKHYLSLGCSSCKLPVSMPHIARTHRQTSRTDCPADRLKFFETLRLLLKLTSMSSKRKEKEQRGLENMAFMGHNNEVIWLELQAWHARRSTGDQDLFLFTARQAIPDIISEVLHFKVNYDSLRVCSGSQTIQGDYHTVPDLVCGEEREPAVAETNHCGVDPWGFSACPSTAMNAAEPLGSGADCRDHLQRQRLAFEQVKRVMELLESVEALYPSLQALQKDYDKYAARDFQGRVQALCLWLNITQDLNQKLRVMATVLGLHDLSRIGWPVFEIPSPRCSRGNDEEENEEDEENDSTATFTAESDGEDRDAEEEGGVGHVAEEDLSPSLTPKFARLLSEDEFLPTATAVIAEASGGGGVFCPTAIYRPFVDKALKQMGLRKLILRLHKLMDRSLQRSRAALLRHTPALEFAEFPDPMLYSDYLPELSRHVSCSDSAQPELGADQVSWEDLLDMDLPSFRPAFLVLCRVLLNVIHECLKLRLEQRPAGEPSLLSIKQLVRECKEVLKGGLLMKQYYQFMLRGVVADAQGLQTNANIDEFEEDLHKMLVVYFDYMHSWIQMLQQLPQASHSLKNLLEEEWHFTKVITPYIRGGEAQSGKLFCDIAGMLLKSTGEFLDAGLQKSGREFWESADDSTASDEIRRSVIETSRSLKELFHEARERASKALGFAKMLRKDLEVAADFSITNGVPCLLEALKKRNYVKVQIPGLEELQVFVPCGLKDQRPLILQLLNAAAGKDCSKEPDEIAEDEAYLLMSKHGAGDSTTDSDWAQWDGELLKLVPQMETVDTLRAMKVENMLLIVMQSAHLVAQRKAFQQSMEDVLTLSREQTSSQPLIASALEELKDEALQLCIKISTAIDRVEYMFTTEFEDEVEESELATLQQYYREAMIQGYNFAFEYHKEVVRLMSGEFRQRIGERYIAFARKWMTYVLTKCESGRGTKPRWATQGFDFLQAIEPAFISALPEDDFLNLQALMNECIGHVIGKPHSPVTGLYIAPRNSPRPVKVPRCHSDPPNPNLFIPNAEGFRGSSFHENDRLSSVAAELHFKSLSRHSSPTEDREEPSYPKGDPNSATRRSWELRTFISQSKDTAARQSPMEAVRRSIRKFEDKRYAVMKQRNIIGQVCHTPKSYDNVMHVGLRKVTFKWQRGNKIGEGQYGKVYTCINVDTGELMAMKEIRFQPNDHKTIKETADELKIFEGIKHPNLVRYFGVELHREEMYIFMEYCDEGTLEEVSRLGLQEHVIRLYSKQITTAINVLHEHGIVHRDIKGANIFLTSSGLIKLGDFGCSVKLRNNTHTMPGEVNSTLGTAAYMAPEVITRAKGEGHGRAADIWSLGCVLIEMVTGKRPWHEYEHNFQIMYKVGMGHKPPIPEKLSTEGKDFLGHCLESEPKRRWTASMLLDHPFVKVCTDEE is encoded by the exons ATGAGAAG GCAGGCCAAGCCAGTGGAAGATGCATCCCAACAGAACTCTGAAGTGGATGAATCCTGGGACTCTCccagtgaggaagaggaggctcTGTATGGCACATCACCTCCTTGTACCCCCCGTCAGATGAAACGAATGTCTGGCAAACATCAAAGAAGCAGCCAGGCAAGGAGTACTGGTCGTTCACCCAACAAAA CGGACCTCAGCACATCTGTCCTGAAAGAGAGTCCAAAGCCGGCAGAGACCCCTGAGGAGCACAGCTACAAGCACGGCAAGAAGCAGAGGGCTACCCTGCGTTCCACAGAAAGAGACCACAAGAAGACCTTTGAAGGCTCGTTCATGCTGGATCCACTCTCAAAGTCGAGCCCTTTCGGTGCCCTCAACATGGATCCCAGGAAGCATTACTTGAGCTTGGGCTGCAGCAGTTGTAAACTTCCTGTGTCTATGCCGCATATTGCCCGGACTCACCGACAGACCTCCAGGACAGACTGTCCCGCCGACCGCCTCAAGTTCTTTGAGACGCTGCGGCTGCTGCTCAAGCTCACGTCTATGTCCTccaagaggaaggagaaagagcagagaggccTGGAGAACATGGCCTTCATGGGTCACAACAATGAGGTCATTTGGTTGGAGCTGCAAGCGTGGCATGCACGACGCTCCACCGGTGACCaagatctttttcttttcactgcCCGCCAGGCCATccctgacatcatcagtgaggTGCTGCACTTTAAGGTCAACTACGATAGCTTGAGAGTGTGTTCAGGGTCTCAAACAATCCAGGGGGACTATCACACTGTCCCAGATCTAGTCTGTGGTGAGGAGAGGGAGCCTGCTGTAGCAGAGACCAACCACTGTGGAGTAGATCCCTGGGGCTTTAGTGCCTGCCCCTCGACTGCGATGAATGCAGCAGAGCCTCTGGGCTCTGGTGCTGATTGCAGGGATCACCTTCAGCGGCAGCGGCTGGCATTTGAGCAGGTCAAGCGGGTTATGGAGTTGCTGGAGTCTGTGGAAGCTTTGTACCCGTCTTTGCAGGCCCTGCAAAAGGACTATGACAAGTATGCAGCGCGAGACTTCCAGGGCAGGGTGCAGGCGCTCTGTCTGTGGCTCAATATCACCCAGGACCTCAACCAGAAGTTGCGGGTTATGGCCACTGTGCTGGGCCTGCATGATCTATCCCGTATCGGGTGGCCTGTGTTTGAGATCCCTTCACCTCGCTGCTCCCGCGGCAATGACGAAGAGGAgaatgaggaggatgaggagaatgACTCAACAGCCACTTTCACAGCTGAAAGCGATGGAGAGGACAGGGAtgctgaggaggaggggggagtgGGACATGTAGCAGAGGAAGATTTGTCTCCCTCCCTGACTCCTAAATTTGCCCGATTGTTGTCAGAGGATGAATTTCTCCCAACTGCTACAGCAGTTATTGCAGAAGCATCCGGGGGTGGCGGCGTATTCTGCCCCACAGCTATCTACAGACCTTTTGTGGATAAAGCTCTGAAGCAGATGGGACTGCGTAAACTGATCCTAAGACTGCATAAACTGATGGACCGCTCTCTTCAGAGGTCCAGGGCAGCGCTGCTCCGCCACACTCCTGCACTGGAG TTTGCAGAATTCCCAGACCCTATGCTGTACAGTGATTACCTGCCAGAGCTGTCGCGTCACGTGTCCTGCAGTGATTCGGCTCAACCAGAACTCGGAGCAGACCAGGTGTCCTGGGAGGATTTGCTGGACATGGACCTCCCATCCTTCCGACCAGCATTCCTCGTGCTTTGCAGAGTCCTTCTCAACGTCATTCACGAATGCCTTAAGTTGCGACTTGAACAGAGGCCTGCTGGAGAGCCTTCACTGCTCAGTATCAAACAG TTGGTGCGTGAGTGTAAGGAGGTTCTTAAAGGTGGTCTTCTGATGAAGCAGTACTATCAGTTCATGCTGCGTGGCGTGGTGGCTGATGCTCAGGGCTTGCAGACTAATGCCAATATTGATGAGTTCGAGGAAGATCTTCACAAGATGCTTGTG GTTTATTTTGACTACATGCACAGTTGGATCCAGATGTTGCAGCAGCTGCCTCAGGCCTCTCACAGCTTAAAGAACCTGTTAGAGGAGGAGTGGCACTTCACCAAGGTTATCACTCCATACATCCGTGGAGGAGAGGCCCAGTCCGGGAAGCTTTTCTG TGACATTGCTGGGATGCTGCTCAAATCAACTGGAGAGTTCCTTGATGCTGGCCTGCAAAAGAGTGGTAGGGAATTCTGGGAAAGTGCAGATGACAGCACAGCCTCAGATGAGATCAG GCGGTCAGTTATTGAGACCAGTAGGTCACTTAAAGAGTTGTTCCATGAGGCCAGGGAACGAGCGTCCAAGGCTCTCGGCTTTGCCAAAATGCTTCGCAAG GACTTAGAGGTTGCTGCGGATTTCAGTATCACTAACGGGGTGCCTTGTCTCCTGGAAGCACTGAAGAAGAGAAACTATGTCAAA GTTCAGATTCCAGGCTTGGAGGAGCTGCAAGTTTTTGTCCCTTGTGGCTTGAAGGATCAGCGGCCTCTAATCCTGCAGCTTCTCAATGCTGCTGCAGGAAAAGACTGCTCCAAAGAGCCGGATGAAATTGCAGAGGATGAGGCCTACCTGCTCATGAGTAAGCACGGAGCAGGGGACTCCACGACTGATTCTGACTGGGCTCAGTGGGATGGAGAGCTGCTCAAATTGGTTCCCCAAATGGAAACTGTCGACACACTGAGGGCCATGAAG GTGGAGAACATGCTCTTGATAGTGATGCAGTCGGCTCATCTGGTGGCCCAGCGGAAAGCCTTTCAGCAATCCATGGAGGATGTGCTCACTCTTAGCCGGGAGCAAACATCTAGTCAGCCTCTCATCGCAAGTGCTTTGGAGGAGCTCAAG GATGAGGCACTACAGCTATGCATTAAGATCAGCACTGCCATTGACCGAGTGGAGTACATGTTCACCACAGAGTTTGAGGATGAGGTGGAGGAGTCAGAGTTAGCCACTCTGCAGCAGTACTACAGAGAGGCAATGATACAGGGCTACAATTTTGCCTTTGAG TACCACAAGGAGGTGGTGCGCCTGATGTCAGGGGAGTTCAGGCAGAGGATCGGCGAACGCTACATAGCTTTCGCCCGCAAGTGGATGACCTACGTCCTAACCAAGTGTGAGAGTGGCAGGGGCACCAAGCCCAG GTGGGCAACTcagggttttgattttcttcagGCTATTGAACCTGCCTTCATATCAGCATTACCAGAGGATGACTTCCTG AATTTACAAGCTttgatgaatgaatgcattGGACATGTGATTGGAAAACCTCACAGCCCAGTCACCGGCCTGTACATTG cTCCCAGAAATAGCCCTCGTCCCGTCAAAGTCCCTCGCTGCCATAGTGACCCTCCAAACCCCAATCTTTTCATCCCTAATGCTGAAGGTTTCAG GGGTTCAAGTTTTCATGAGAATGACCGTCTGTCATCGGTTGCAGCAGAGTTGCATTTCAAATCTCTGAGTCGCCATTCCAGCCccacagaggacagagaag AACCCTCCTACCCTAAGGGAGACCCGAACAGCGCCACACGCAGAAGCTGGGAGCTCCGCACCTTCATCAGCCAATCCAAGG ACACAGCAGCACGGCAAAGCCCCATGGAGGCCGTCCGCCGTTCCATTCGCAAGTTTGAAGACAAACGCTACGCTGTGATGAAGCAGCGCAACATCATTGGCCAAGTGTGTCACACACCCAAGTCCTATGACAATGTTATGCACGTTGGGCTCAGGAAGGTGACCTTCAAGTGGCAGAGGGGCAACAAGATAG GAGAGGGCCAGTATGGGAAAGTGTACACCTGCATCAATGTAGACACTGGAGAACTAATGGCCATGAAGGAG ATCCGATTCCAGCCAAATGATCACAAAACAATCAAGGAGACAGCAGACGAGCTGAAAATATTTGAAGGCATTAAGCACCCAAACTTGGTGCGTTACTTCGGAGTTGAGCTCCATCGG GAGGAGATGTACATCTTCATGGAGTACTGTGACGAGGGCACACTGGAGGAGGTGTCCAGACTGGGGCTGCAGGAACATGTCATCAGGCTCTACAGTAAACAGATCACTACAGCCATCAATGTCCTCCATGAACACGGCATTGTCCACCGTGATATCAAGG GAGCAAACATATTTCTAACATCATCAGGCCTGATTAAACTGGGTGACTTTGGATGTTCAGTCAAGTTGAGGAACAACACTCACACCATGCCTGGGGAGGTGAACAGCACACTTGGAACAGCAG CATACATGGCACCTGAAGTCATCACAAGAGCAAAGGGTGAAGGTCATGGACGAGCAGCAGACATCTGGAGTTTAGGCTGTGTCCTCATTGAGATGGTGACTGGAAAG AGGCCCTGGCATGAGTATGAGCACAACTTTCAGATCATGTACAAAGTGGGCATGGGCCATAAACCCCCCATCCCAGAGAAGCTGAGCACAGAGGGGAAGGACTTCCTTGGTCACTGTCTGGAGAGCGAACCCAAACGCCGCTGGACTGCTAGCATGCTGCTAGACCACCCGTTTGTTAAG GTTTGTACGGATGAAGAGTGA